Below is a window of Gossypium hirsutum isolate 1008001.06 chromosome A12, Gossypium_hirsutum_v2.1, whole genome shotgun sequence DNA.
TCAACAATACTAACTACAGACTACCACTGAGGTAATTAAAAACTAGCCTTATTTGGTTTGATGatttaatgaagaaaatattttgacctattgagtttttttattgaaaatattatgGTTCACCAATGGAAAACCATTCTATAGCATTTAGAGTTTGGATTGGATTCTAGTGAATCAAATCAACCCTTGAAATATGGAGGCTCGATGAAGACTATGTAGCTGTTAAAGAAATTAGATTTTCGATTGATTGTACTTTGATTGTTGAAATTGTAATAGCTATTTTTAAGGAATTATTTTGTATTCACCTAGATTCTATATTAGCAAGCCGAATTCAAATATATGCTTTTAAGGCTTGTATTGGTTTTGTATGAGAAATTATTGAGTGCATTCTAATCTGTTCACTAAGGAACTGTTTTGTGAGATATTGCAAATTgcattgtaaatattattgagtgTTTACTGCCCACGTTCTCTAAGGGAGAATTTAGAGTGAGTGTTTTAGTCTTTAGATACAAATGTGAGATCTCTATATTTTGAGGAGTGATAGAGTATGAATCACTTATTGTATTGTGAATTAAAGATAGTGCAAAGGTAAAGAAATCGAATTTTCTAAACAAACCTTTGCgttctttcaatttttgtttgcaCAATTTTTGATGTACCAAGCTATAATAGCCACTACAGTCTAAGACTTTTATTATAGTTATCATTTTAACAAACAAGCAACTTAGAGTAGCAACATAAACATACAACCTACCAGATTTGAGAATATACCACCTCAGCTGCTAGTAAAAAGCAACTTGAAGCAATATCCATTTAAAACCCATCTGCATTAGATGATAGAAATGTCAGAAATAGGTTCATTAAGCAAAAGTTGGTTGTTCGATGAATCCATTGTTATAATAATACGCACCAGCCTCTTTTCTTCCATTTCATGTTCGGCTGACCATGAAAAAACATATCTTTCCCCATCTAAATGATGACAATACCAAAGAGTGAGCCccataaaccaaaaataaatgcAATTTATTGAAGGGTTTTTGAACACATTGACAATAGGAAAGAACTAGAAAAGTTGAATCTAACCTGAGCTTTAGTTGCAGACGTGCCCTCTTCATACTCCATAGCACCACCAATAAGAATTTTAGGCATGGAAATTGCTCCCCCGAGAATGTACGGATAATAGCGTAACCCTTCTTGAATCTAAGAAGTTGGGGGAAACGACTAGTTATTATATTCATTGGAGACCATTCATGTTTAGCCTAACAACAAGGTGTAAAAATTCATGTCATACGCAACATGCATACAAAAGTTATTCAACAAAAATAACCATAGTCAAGGAACATCACTGCTTCATTTTGGAACCAAAAGCCATAGCATTTCTCGTTGGAGAGCAGCTAGTTAACATGGACTAAATATGGAGATATAAAACTTCATCCTAACTTTAGAAGATATTATCCTTGTGCTGGGAAAGCGAAGCCATAGAAGCTAAAGAGGAAGAAACCATCACTAATTCCAAGACTTGATGGTCTCGAACTTAAGTGATAGGTTGACAGCCTAATTCCGAGTGTATATTTCAGATCATTAACATTCATATTTGGATAAGGAAGCAGGGGTGTGGGAGGTGGCTTGGAGAAAAGAAATGGGttaaggaagaagaagatgaagagtgGTGAGGTCAGAAACTAGTAAAAAAAAGTTGACTTGGGATGCACAATCAACTACCATTATGGGTTTAATGCTTGGATGTCAAAAAGTGAAAGTATTCTCTGGTGAATAAATTAGAAGAAATTTtatttgggtgaccaaaatgaaagagttttaaaaatttggTGATCAATTAGATAGTTTACCTTTTCATCTATGATGTtggagttatatatatatttaatttagcaTCCAAGTAATTGATTCTGAAAatccaaattcatatattttccaaGTCCAAATTTCCAAATGAGTCctaataagtaaattttttatttaatagtttCCATAATTTTAACAATACTATACTACGAGACATCAAGAAAGCATCCAGCAAGACAATAAATTCAGAAGAACAAAAAAAGGTACTAataagtcatatatatatgaacaatGAAGAAACTGTCCAATGGTGCCAGCTTATGACACTCAAAAGACTACCATATAAGCATCTTATATGCTTAATTACCACCCAAAAGAAAAGGCCCGGGAGGGGGGGGACAGcttaaaataatttatctaaCCTATGTTActcatatttgaaatatatatgaaACACCCATAATTTAGAGAGATCAAAGTCCTCTTGAACCAGGAACATGAATCCATTCCAATTGAAGCTCCACTTCACCAGTCTCCACATTTCTAAGCCTCAAGAACATGTCTTGAACAACTTTCCCATTGTTCCAAATTATGCAACTCTCCTGTGACAGACAGTTTTCCCTGCTTGGCTGAACTTTAGTGATTATAGTTCCATTGGGAAGCCCTTCCAAACGCATCTTTACAGCATTTACTAATGGACCGATCTCGAATTCTGCATCCCCCATTTTATCGTCTAAACTGAACGTGTCTCTATCATATACCGTCTGCCAAAAAGGTATAACAATAATCatcagaaaaatgaaaaatgaaaaatgaaaaacaagcttgagattgaaaaaaaaataaaaaatacttacaaGCTTAACTGGAAGACTTAGGTCTACAATTGAAAGAGTTAAGTCTTCATTCCATTCTGGATTCACGTTCTTCTTTATCACACGAGTCTTCAATTTCTGCACACTCAGACAGATTATTACTTAAAACCTGGAAATGGCAAAGTGAAGAGACAAAACCCAGAATCTAAAAAAGACGAGAAAAACAAATTACCTGTTTTCCCATTCTGATAACAACATAAGGATCGCTGGTAAAAACATCTCTCACAGCAAGATTCACCCCTCTTTGAACATGAATTCTCAACAACCCTAGCAAATTCTCCATCGAGAAACTTTGGCTTTAACTCTGTTTTCTGGTGTGGAATTATGGATGATTTAAGGTGTGTTGAAATGGGCCGGTGGCTGGTGGCTGGTGGCTAATGGAATGGCCAAACTACGAAGCGTGGTATTTATACTGGAATCGGATTACCCAAAAAGCAGTCAAGTTAAATCCATTTACTAAAAATGAATATATATTGGTAGCTCCAATAGAAGACTGAGTTTAGTAAAAGAAAATTACGCGTCAagtttgaatgaatgtaaattaAAAGACGAGTTCCAAAAAAGAAGAGGACATTTTGTTTGACTTGACCGAAAGAAcgacataaaaataaaataagaccgATTTGCACTCTGACTATTATCACCTTGCTACGTCAATGATAAcaccattttaataatttatttttcatttcatccAATCATATTATCTTACttcatttttctattaaattaagCTAAATAATCAATACAAATCTGTCACCTCAAACCTACATCATCaattattaaatatttctttttcttgaactatattaaaattttggaaagGTAAAAAGAATcagaatttttttaaactatattagtttattttctaaaaattacagtaaaatcataatttttttcaaaaatatgaagacTTCAgaattttttctcaaaaccttCATCAGGCTAATTTAGCCGtatatgcaatttttttaattgtctttttagatatatttttttaaattaaggaaTTAGGCCGATTTTGGAGAGAGTGTGTGAGGCCTAAGTGTGAGTTAATATACTTtgtaagtgtgcaggagaccattagaaggcatgcTAACTTGATACTGATTGTTGTGTTCCAACATAAAGAgtttgatgtcacaacatagaCAATATGAGCATATTGTCCTCAATGTCGCTACATAGGCGCTAGAAATGAAACCATGAAAGTTTATAGGTAGATTTGAGGGGTCAAGGATGCATCTtagaacacatacatttcatatgtcatgcTAGGATATGACCATTATTTCAGAAACCCATTTTATGGAAGTTAAGTTTCAAGGTGACAATGCTTGATACGGTAATGAGTTGAAGTCTACGTGGAGGTCCAAGTCGACGGCCGTGATGAGGTCAAGGGTTCAAATATAACCGGGGGCCAGTTAATGGTCATTATGCGGTCACGAGTTCAATCTTTTTGGATAGCATACATAAGACTGAGGTCATAATCATAGGGAAAGATGAAGGGATTTCTAGTGTAATCaacgtaatttttttattttcaggtaGTTGGTATCTTTAACATTTTATTCTTATCTAAAGTCTGACACCAAGGTGGACACAAGAGGATTCTTAGGCGGAAAGCGGATGTTCCATCAGAGTAGAGGTCAAATTCGGGTCAACGCTTCTGTTGCCCCTAAAGGAGCATCACCTTTACTCTAACATCACGACTGTTGCCCACTTGAGAGTCCTTCTACGTTCATAGTGGTCCTGGCCTTCAGATAAGAAGGAAAGTTAAAGATATCGGCTACGTGGaaatagatataaaaatttaCGTCGATTGTACTGGGGAGCCCCACAGTTTTTCCCTATAAGTATGCTCTCAAACTTTTTTATGGTATTTATAAGGCAACATCTTCGAGTATCTGAAAAGTTTAAGCTTGTTCTCGTATAACGACCGTCAACTAGCTTTACCATTATACACCGATCCATGACCTAATAATGACTATTGATCGAGACCTCTACGTAGACTTCTACCCGTGACTATATAAAGAAAAATCACCTCAAAACCTGACTTCCATGGGATAGGTTTCTAAGGTAATGATCTCATCTCGAtaggatatatgaaatgtgtgtatCTTGGAGTAATATCACATCACCGATGACTCAAGAATACCTCAAACTGAAAATTTTATTAGTGACAAAAAATTTTAACACTAAAGTGAGGAAGAAAATCGAGAGAGAAATATTGTAAAATGGAAGGATAGAGGTCCGGAGAGATGGAGTATAGAGGGGGAGCCCCCTTTTATAGGTGTGAGAGAGAGCTGTGGttgcaaagaaaaaaattttgtggTTGAAAACGTGTCATAAGACCAATATTTTCATCAAATATCCTCAATGTGCTTCAAATCTTACCCCGAATTTTCGAGATCAGCATACCTTTTTGGCGGACTTTAGTGGAAATTGTAATAAGGCTTGTCTAGTTAGGCGCACTTTTTTGTTATGTTAGATTTGAAGTACCTTTACCCAGTGAATCTTGGATAACATTTGAAGCATGTTTTGAAACACTGAATACCCTTTAAAACACGCGTCTGATAAAATTATTTGATCTGTAAAACGCATTTTTGAGCATCGAAGagcatttcattattattattcaatgAAAACACATCTTTTGAAACACATTTTGAAGCATGCAT
It encodes the following:
- the LOC107917000 gene encoding protein C2-DOMAIN ABA-RELATED 1, giving the protein MENLLGLLRIHVQRGVNLAVRDVFTSDPYVVIRMGKQKLKTRVIKKNVNPEWNEDLTLSIVDLSLPVKLTVYDRDTFSLDDKMGDAEFEIGPLVNAVKMRLEGLPNGTIITKVQPSRENCLSQESCIIWNNGKVVQDMFLRLRNVETGEVELQLEWIHVPGSRGL